One region of Oncorhynchus nerka isolate Pitt River linkage group LG22, Oner_Uvic_2.0, whole genome shotgun sequence genomic DNA includes:
- the LOC115104882 gene encoding activin receptor type-2B has product MFASWLTFALLLGTFCAGPSHGEVDTRECLFYNVNYEIEKTNQSGVESCEGEKDKRLHCYASWRNNSGTIELVKKGCWLDDFNCYDRQECVATEENPQVFFCCCEGNFCNERFTHLPDVNGPMIKPPPPTPTLLNVLVYSLLPITMLSMALLLAFWMYRHRKPPYGHVDINEDPGLVPPPSPLVGLKPLQLLEIKARGRFGCVWKAQMMNEYVAVKVFPIQDKQSWMNERDVFLTPGMKHENLLRYIAAEKRGTNLEMELWLISEFHQRGSLTDYLKGNAISWTELCHISETMACGLAYLHEDVPRYKGEGPKPAIAHRDFKSKNVMLRTDLTAIIGDFGLAVRFEPGKPPGDTHGQVGTRRYMAPEVLEGAINFQRDAFLRIDMYSMGLVLWELVSRCKAADGPVDEYMLPFEEEIGQHPSLEDLQDVVVHKKMRPVFKDCWLKHAGLESMCETIEECWDHDAEARLSAGCVEERISQIRRLTSPPTSDCLVSMVTSVTNVDLPPKESSI; this is encoded by the exons GACCAAGCCATGGCGAGGTGGACACACGGGAGTGCTTGTTCTATAACGTGAACTATGAGATCGAGAAGACCAACCAGAGCGGGGTAGAGAGCTGCGAGGGTGAGAAGGACAAGAGGTTGCACTGCTACGCCTCCTGGCGCAACAACTCTGGTACCATCGAGCTGGTGAAGAAGGGCTGCTGGCTGGACGACTTCAACTGCTACGACAG GCAAGAGTGTGTGGCGACAGAGGAGAATCCTCAGGTCTTCTTCTGTTGCTGCGAGGGGAACTTCTGCAACGAGAGGTTCACCCACCTGCCCGATGTCAATGGACCAA tgaTCAAGCCGCCTCCCCCCACGCCCACCCTACTCAATGTGCTGGTCTACTCACTGCTGCCTATCACCATGCTCTCCATGGCCCTGCTGCTGGCCTTCTGGATGTACCGCCACCGCAAGCCGCCCTATGGCCACGTGGACATCAACGAG GATCCTGGCCTagttccccctccttcccccctgGTGGGGCTCAAACCCCTGCAGTTGCTGGAGATCAAGGCAAGGGGGCGCTTCGGCTGCGTGTGGAAGGCCCAGATGATGAACGAATACGTGGCTGTCAAGGTCTTCCCCATTCAG GATAAGCAGTCGTGGATGAATGAGCGGGACGTGTTCCTCACGCCGGGGATGAAGCACGAAAACCTGCTGCGCTACATTGCGGCCGAGAAGCGCGGGACCAACCTGGAGATGGAGCTGTGGCTCATCTCTGAGTTCCaccagagg GGCTCCCTGACAGACTATCTGAAGGGGAACGCGATCAGCTGGACTGAGCTGTGTCACATCTCTGAGACCATGGCCTGCGGGCTGGCCTACCTGCACGAGGATGTTCCTCGCTACAAAGGAGAGGGACCCAAACCGGCCATTGCTCACAG GGACTTCAAGAGTAAGAACGTGATGCTGCGTACGGACCTGACGGCCATCATCGGAGACTTTGGGCTGGCGGTGCGGTTCGAGCCGGGCAAGCCCCCAGGGGACACTCATGGCCAG GTGGGTACCAGGCGCTACATGGCGCCGGAGGTCCTGGAAGGGGCCATTAACTTTCAGCGGGATGCCTTCCTCAGGATAGACATGTATTCCATGGGTCTGGTGCTGTGGGAGCTGGTGTCGCGCTGCAAGGCGGCCGACG GCCCAGTGGATGAGTACATGTTGCCGTTTGAGGAGGAGATCGGTCAGCACCCGTCCCTGGAGGACTTACAGGATGTGGTGGTCCACAAAAAGATGAGGCCGGTCTTCAAGGACTGCTGGCTCAAACATGCT GGCCTAGAGTCTATGTGTGAGACGATAGAAGAGTGCTGGGACCATGACGCCGAGGCGCGGCTTTCGGCCGGCTGCGTGGAGGAGCGCATCTCGCAGATCCGCCGGCTGACCAGCCCCCCTACCTCAGACTGCTTGGTCTCCATGGTTACCTCTGTCACCAACGTGGACTTGCCACCCAAAGAGTCCAGTATCTGA